Part of the Bacillus cabrialesii genome is shown below.
CGGCATTATCGGCTGGAATGACGGCGGACCGTCAGCGGTTCAAGCGCCATTCGGCGGAATGAAGGAAAGCGGCATCGGCCGTGAAGGCGGATCGGAAGGCATCGAGCCGTACCTTGAAACAAAATATATGTCCATTGGTTTGTAAAAGAATATAAGCTCCTGAGAGCTGCCGGATCATCCGGCAGCTCTTTTTGTTGTTCCGGCGAATAAACCCATCAATTCCAGCCAAAATAACAGCAAATACATTTTGAAAGAAGGTTCCCCAACAATGGATTTATTATTGGCTCTACTCCCGGCTTTGTTTTGGGGGAGCATTGTTCTCTTCAATGTGAAATTAGGCGGCGGGCCTTACAGCCAGACACTGGGAACAACGATCGGGGCACTTATTGTGTCTATCGTTATTTACTTGTTTGTTCAGCCCGTTTTATCACTTCGCATTTTTATTGTAGGAATCGTATCCGGCTTGTTTTGGTCCCTTGGACAGGCGAACCAGCTGAAAAGCATTGAATTGATGGGTGTATCCAAAACAATGCCGATTTCCACCGGTTTGCAGCTCGTTTCAACCTCGCTGTTCGGTGTAATCGTATTTCGCGAATGGTCAACACCGATCGCGATTACGCTTGGCATTCTCGCTTTGATTTTTATCATTGTGGGAATCATCCTCACGTCATTGGAAGATAAGAAAGGCAAGAAAGAGGGAGAGCCAAGCAACTTGAAAAAGGGCATTTTGATTCTGCTTGTCTCGACACTCGGTTATTTGGTTTATGTCGTCGTCGCCAGATTGTTCAATGTGTCCGGATGGTCGGCGCTTTTGCCGCAGGCGATCGGGATGGTGGTTGGGGGGTTAGTTTTAACCTACAGACATAAACCCTTTAACAAGTATGCGATTAGAAATATTCTCCCGGGCTTGATTTGGGCAGGCGGAAATATGTTTTTGTTTATTTCTCAGCCGCGGGTCGGGGTCGCAACAAGCTTCTCCCTCTCGCAAATGGGAATTGTCATTTCTACGCTGGGTGGTATTTTCATTCTGCGTGAAAAGAAAACGAAACGCCAGCTCATTGCGATAGGCATCGGGATTGCACTAATTATTGCGGCCGCTGTGTTTTTAGGAATCGCCAAAACAAATTCATAACAATTGAGGAGGATGTATATGTATCCGGATTTAAAAGGAAAAGTCGTCGCCATTACAGGAGCCGCATCAGGTCTTGGAAAAGCAATGGCCATTCGCTTCGGCAAGGAGCAGGCGAAGGTAGTGATCAACTACTACAGTGATAAACAAGATCCGAACGAGGTAAAAGAAGCGGTTGTCAAGGCGGGCGGTGAAGCCGTTATCGTCCAAGGAGATGTCACGAAAGAGGAAGATGTAAAAAATATCGTACAAACCGCGATTAAAGAGTTCGGTACGTTAGATATTATGATTAATAACGCCGGCCTTGAAAACCCAGTGCCGTCTCATGAAATGCCGCTGAAGGATTGGGATAAGGTTATTGGCACGAACTTAACGGGCGCCTTTTTAGGAAGCCGTGAAGCGATTAAATATTTCGTGGAAAATGATATCAAGGGAAATGTCATCAACATGTCCAGCGTGCATGAAATGATTCCGTGGCCCCTATTTGTCCACTACGCGGCAAGTAAAGGCGGAATTAAGCTGATGTCAGAAACTTTAGCTTTGGAATACGCGCCGAAGGGCATTCGTGTCAACAATATCGGGCCAGGCGCGATCAACACGCCAATCAATGCCGAAAAATTCGCTGACCCTAAACAGAAGGCTGACGTCGAAAGCATGATTCCGATGGGATATATCGGAGAACCGGAGGAAATCGCAGCGGTGGCAGTGTGGCTTGCTTCGAAGGAATCCAGCTATGTCACAGGCATCACATTGTTTGCGGACGGCGGAATGACGAAATATCCTTCCTTCCAGGCGGGACGAGGTTAATCAAAAAAGCGACCCAGATATGACATCTGGATCGCTTTTTTATTAGGCGCGCTTTTTCTTTACAAGCGCGGCTACAGATAAAATAATAGCAGCCGCGGACAGCACAATCGCTGTGATATCGAGAGCTGATGAACCTGTGTCTTCGGAATCGTCTTCCGTTTTCGTAGCACCGTGCTCATCTGTTACTTGCTTTGCAGAAGTGATGTTCGTAATGGAATGAGGGGTATCCGCATCCTCGTCACCTGTCCACTCAACAATGCTGCCGTCTTTGTAATATTGGTATGCGTCCCAAGCGGCTTCCTCCGCTTTCTCAGGGTTTTTGGCAACAAAGGTAAACTGCTGGAACTGTCCTTCCTGAATGCCGCCGTCAGTCGCCTCCCATGTCACGGACACTGATTTGTCATCGTGTTTCTGGGTGGATACCTTCCAGCCTGGAATTGGCTCGTATTGCTGGAATTCCACATCCTTTGGCATTTTGAGGACGACCTTTGTTGTCGGCTGATTTTTTTCAGAAGGAACCTTCATCGTATACGTTTCCCAAGAGCCTGCAGCGGATTCAGCAGGTTTTACAGAAACGTGCGCGCTGGCAGGGGCCGTAAAGAATAGAAGAGAGCCGACAATAGCCGGGCATAGCGTGTATGCGATTTTTTTCAACATATCAAACACTCCTTTAATTGGTTTTTGTAAACATGATATTGATTTCGTTAAAGTCACCGGTCAGTCCGTGGACTTTGATCTTCCAGTTTCCCTTCTCATTAATGGACAGGTTTTCATCCTGGAAGACGCCTTTTGTTTTCTCTTTTAATTGAAACGTGCTTTTGTTTTCGCTGCCTGACAGGCCTGTTTTATAAATGGTTAACGTGATTTGCTGGATGTTTTTCACCGGTTCGCCGTTATGGTCGGTGACTCGCAGCTCAAATTCGTTTTTGCCGGGCTGGTTCGGGCTGATGCTGAGAGAAACGCTTTGCCCATTTTCAATCGCTTTGGTTTGATAGAACGGTTCCGGCGCCGGCTCAGGCGGGCTTGGCAGGCTTGTAAACACGGCCGCCGTGATTAAAACAGCGATGCCGATTGCCCATTCCGCTTTCAGTGTACGGCTGATTCCTGCGCGGCGCTGCTTTCTGGTGAGCAGAAAATGAATGGCGCCTAAAACCAGCATCAAAACAAACAGTCCGCTTTTCACTAAAAGAGCTTGTCCGTACGCTGTATGGAACAGTGAATCCATCGAACGAATGATGAAAAATCCATTGAGCAGGCCTGAAAACAAAATGACGCCGACCGCAGTGAGCGCCCACGGGGAGAAACGGCTTACCGTTTCCCATGCGAGCGTTTTGTCAGGCTGCCTCCATTCTTTTGCGAGGAGCAAAACGAGCGCCGCTACTCCGCCAACCCAGATGGAAGCGGAAGATAAATGAAGGAAATCCATCAAAATGCCGACCGTTTTTTCTTCAACGACAGCAGCATGCCCGGTAAACGCTTTGGCAAGCAGGAGACCGAAAAAGAAAATCAGCGGTGCTGTCCAATAGCCGAAGGACGCAAAGCGGTTTTTGCGTACCGCAGGGATCACAGACAGTGCAAGTAGCGCGTACAGCGCGGCTTGTATGATCCAAATGGTGCCGCCGGCTGTTTCAAACAGTGTTTCTCTGATGTAGCCCGGCTGGAAGGCGCTGCCCCAGCCGCCGCCCGCGTTCGCTTTTGTTTGAATCGGAAGCTGTAATAAAAGTGCCAGACCCAATGCGGTGATGGAGACGATCAGGATACGTCTCGTCCGTTTGGCGAGTTGTTCTGTTTTCCCCTTATACCAAAAGAGATGGAAGAAAATTGTCCCGATGAACAGAGATAAGGCTGTATACAGAATCGCCCGGTCTGCGGCGGCTGCAGGATTCAGCGCTGAACCGGCGGCTTTTTGGCTGCTGAATCCGCCGTCCGCTTTCCCGATGCTGAACGGAATGACGCCGGAAACAGGGTGCCCGTCCGCGGACACGGCATTCCATTCCGCTCTGTACACATCATGCGGCAGATTCTTTTTCAGCTTCACTGTCATGATGTGATTGTTGTCTTTTTTGATTTCGGTCTTATCCGTATCCACCCGGTCGCCGTTTGAATTAAAGACTTTAATGTAATGAAACCCTTCTTCAATCGGTTCATTAAATTCGATTTCCACCTGTGCGGGAGCGCTTTTTAATTCGCTGTTTTCCCCAGGTGAAGATGTAACAATATAGGCGTGAGCAAAGCTTGTTTTCGGCAGGAAAACAAGAAAAAGCAGAAGGATGATCCACCATCTGTTTCGCTTCATCACTCAGACACCACCTTCCGCTGTATATGTTGTGTTATTTCTTGGTGCAGGTGCAGCGTTTTTTTCTGTCTTGAAGCATGTCTTCCAGCGCCTGGTCGAAGGTGCGGACGGCTCCGCCGAATCCTTTTTGAAACCGTTCGGCATGGTCGAGTGTCGCAAACGGAATCGCCTGCGGCTGGCAGCAGTGCAGGTTTAATTCCGCATTGACGACGAAATAAGCCGAACTAGCACTGACTGTTGTGTGTAACAGAAAATCTCTGCAAATCAAGTGTGAAACCTCTTCTGTTTTATCTGCGTAGCGCAAAAACGCACAATGTGCGCAGCATAGCTGTTCAATGTCTTGGTTTACCGTAATCAACTGAACCGAATAGGCCTGATTGACCGGCTTCAGGCAATAGCTGCACATATGATCCGCTTGAGGTGTTTGGGCTGGGAGCGTGATGCCGCCGGCCGTTTTCATGACCTGATTTGACTGAACAAGCTGGTTGACATCTCTGTATACCGTCATTTCCGAAACGCCGAATTTTGCGCTGATGTCAGAAATTCTGAGCGCGCCTTCTTCTTTCAGCCACTTCAGGATATGTTGCTGTCTATTAATCGGAAGCATTCATACATCCCCTCCATTAATGTCTATTTAAGCGTAGAGGATTTTAGAGACAGAGACAAGTACACTGATGATAAAAAATGTGAAAATGTGTTGAACAGCAACAAAACGAAACAGAAGGGACTCTGGTATAATAGACATATGGAATGGAAAGTGAGGAATACCCTATGAAAGAAACACGATGCCCGAACTGCGGCAAACCTTTGACAGGCGACATGGTCAGATCGTCAAATGTGCCTTGTCAATTTCGCTGCGGACACTGCCGGGAACGGCTTTATGAATATAAAGTATCAGCTCCGATTATGCTGGTGTCATTAGCAGTGATCGTGCTGCTTATTTATCTTTTGCTGCTCCTCCGCAATGCGGTTGGCTCAATGGTACCGGCCGTACAGCACGTGCCGATGGCTATATTTGCGCTTGTGTGCGCGTATCCCGTCTTTATTGTGAGTGAGCGGATGATCGCCAAGCACGTCATTCAAAACGGCAACATTATTTATAGAGGAAAGAGAAAAGGCTCCTGATATCAGGAGCCTTTTTATTTTTAAAAAAATGTCACACCCATGTGCCAAAGTCCTCTTTACTTTCAATTGTATAGGTACTGTAAGCGTTTTAACATAGAGTCAAAGGGAAGCAAAATTCTCTGAATCTATTTTTATAACTTACAGCGACAACGAGGAGGGTTTATATATGCAGCAAGAACAGCAAGGCGGCATGAAAGTGAAAGTGCAGCGCTTCGGCAGTTATTTGAGCGGAATGATTATGCCGAATATCGGTGCGTTTATCGCGTGGGGCATCATTACCGCACTGTTTATTCCGGCGGGATGGTTTCCGAATGAACAGCTGAATACACTTGTCAGCCCGATGATCACATATTTATTGCCGCTTTTGATAGCGTATACAGGCGGAAAAATGATTTATGACCACCGCGGCGGAGTCGTCGGTGCGACAGCGGCAATCGGGGTAATTGTCGGCTCGGATATTCCGATGTTTTTAGGTGCAATGATTATGGGGCCGCTTGGCGGTTACCTCATTAAACAGACTGATAAATTGTTCAAGGATAAAGTCAAACAAGGCTTTGAAATGCTGATCAATAACTTTACGGCAGGGATTGTCGGCGCGGCTTTAACGATTCTCGCGTTTTACGCCATCGGCCCGGTTGTACTGACGTTAAACAAACTGCTGGCGGCCGGTGTGGAAGTCATTGTACACGCTAATTTATTGCCTGTAGCCAGCGTTTTTGTGGAGCCGGCGAAAGTGCTGTTCCTCAACAACGCCATTAACCATGGAATCTTAAGTCCAATCGGAATCGAGCAGGCATCCCAAACGGGAAAATCGATCCTGTTCTTAGTAGAAGCAAACCCTGGGCCGGGGCTCGGCATTTTGCTGGCGTACATGTTCTTCGGCAAAGGTTCTTCAAAATCAACGGCTCCCGGAGCGGCGATCATTCATTTCTTTGGCGGGATTCACGAGATTTACTTCCCGTACATTTTGATGAAACCGGCCCTGATCCTGGCGGCCATTGCCGGCGGAGCAAGCGGACTCTTGACGTTCACGATCTTTCATGCCGGACTTGTCGCAGCAGCGTCACCGGGAAGCATTATCGCATTGATGGCGATGACGCCAAGAGGAGGCTACTTCGGCGTATTGGCGGGTGTATTGGTCGCTGCAGCTGTTTCGTTCATCGTATCAGCAGTGATCCTGAAATCCTCAAAAGCAAGCGAAGAGGACCTTGCTGCCGCAACAGAAAAAATGCAGTCCATGAAAGGGAAGAAAAGCCAAGCGGCCGCTGCTTTAGAAGCGGAGCAAACGAAAGCTGAGGAAGCGTCTGAGCTGTCTCCTGAAAGCGCAAACAAAATTATCTTCGCATGTGATGCGGGAATGGGATCAAGCGCCATGGGGGCATCCATCTTACGAAACAAAGTGAAAAAGGCGGAGCTTGATATAAGCGTGACCAACACGGCCATTAACAATCTGCCAAGTGATGCGGATATTGTCATCACCCATAAAGATTTAACCGAACGCGCGAAAGCGAAGCTGCCGAACGCGACGCACATATCTGTAGACAACTTCTTAAACAGTCCGAAATACGACGAGCTTCTTGAAAAGCTTAAAAAGTAATCTCATAGAAAGAGAGTGATACACATGCAAGTACTCGCGAAGGAAAATATTAAACTCAATCAAACGGCATCATCAAAAGAAGAAGCCATCAGACTGGCAGGCCAGACGCTGATTGATAACGGCTATGTGACAGAAGATTACATTGGCAAAATGTTTGAACGTGAGGAAACGTCTTCTACTTTTATGGGGAATTTCATTGCGATTCCCCACGGCACAGAAGAAGCCAAAAGCGAGGTTCTTCACTCGGGGATCTCAATCATACAGATTCCAGACGGTGTCGAGTACGGAGAAGGCAACACGGCAAAAGTGGTATTCGGCATTGCCGGCAAAAATAATGAGCATTTAGACATTTTGTCTAACATCGCTATTATCTGCTCAGAAGAAGAAAATATTGAACGCCTGATTTCTGCTAAAAGCGAAGAAGATTTGATCGCCATTTTCAACGAGGTGAACTGACATGATCGCCTTACATTTTGGTGCGGGAAATATCGGGAGGGGGTTTATCGGCGCGCTTCTTCACCACTCCGGCTATCATGTGGTGTTTGCGGATGTGAACGATACGATGGTCAGCCTTCTCAATGAAAAAAAGGAATACACAGTGGAGCTGGCAGAAGAGGGTCATTCATCAGAGGTGATTGGCCCGGTCAGTGCCATCAATAGCGGCGGCGAGCTTGAGGAACTATATCGGCTGATCGATGAAGCCGCGCTCATCACAACGGCTGTCGGCCCGAACGTGTTAAAACTGATTGCGCCGTCAATCGCCGAAGGCTTAAGACGAAGAAACCCTGCAAACACACTGAATATCATTGCCTGCGAAAATATGATCGGCGGCAGCAGCTTTTTGAAGAAAGAGATATACAGCCACTTAACGGAAGCAGAGCGGGAATCCATCAGTGAAACAGTTGGATTTCCGAATTCCGCCGTTGACCGGATCGTGCCGATTCAGCACCATGAAGACCCGCTGAAAGTATCAGTTGAACCATTTTTCGAATGGGTCATTGATGAATCAGGCTTTAAAGGGGAAAAGCCGGCTATAAACGGCGCACTGTTTGTTAATGATTTGACGCCGTACATCGAACGGAAGCTGTTTACGGTCAATACCGGACACGCGGTGACAGCGTATGTCGGCTATCAGCGCGGACTCAAAACGGTAAAAGAAGCAATTGATCATCCGGAAATCCGCCGTGTCGTTCATTCGGCGCTGCTTGAAACCGGTGACTATCTCATTAAAGCATATGGCTTTAAGCAAGCCGAACACGAACAATATATCAAAAAAATCATCGGACGCTTTGAAAATCCATTCATTACGGACGATGTAACCCGCGTGGCGAGATCGCCTCTCAGAAAATTGGGAGAGAATGATAGACTCGTAAGCCCGGCAAAGAAAATAAAAGAGCCGAACGCACTTGCCGAAGGAATTGCCGCGGCACTGCGCTTTGACTACACCGGTGATCCGGAAGCGGTTGAACTGCAAGCGCTGATCGATGAAAAAGGATACAGCGGTGTGCTTCAAGAGGTGTGCGGCATTCAGTCTCATGAACCGCTTCATGCCATCGTTTTAAAGAAACTGAATCAATAACCGGACCCGTGACAGCATGTCACGGGCTTTTTTTACCATCTCGCAATCTAGTATAATAGAAAACGCTTACGATAACAGGGGGAGGAGAATGGCAATGAAACAATTTGAGATTGCGGCGATACCGGGAGACGGAGTAGGAAAAGAGGTTGTGGCGGCTGCTGAGAAAGTGCTTCACACAGCTGCTGAGGTGCATGGGGGTTTGTCATTCTCATTTGCGTCTTTTCCATGGAGCTGTGATTATTACATGGAACACGGCGAAATGATGCCTGAAGACGGAATACATACGCTTACTCAATTTGATGCGGTTTTCTTGGGAGCGGTCGGAAATCCGAAGCTGGTTCCCGATCATATTTCATTATGGGGG
Proteins encoded:
- the glcU gene encoding glucose uptake protein GlcU — encoded protein: MDLLLALLPALFWGSIVLFNVKLGGGPYSQTLGTTIGALIVSIVIYLFVQPVLSLRIFIVGIVSGLFWSLGQANQLKSIELMGVSKTMPISTGLQLVSTSLFGVIVFREWSTPIAITLGILALIFIIVGIILTSLEDKKGKKEGEPSNLKKGILILLVSTLGYLVYVVVARLFNVSGWSALLPQAIGMVVGGLVLTYRHKPFNKYAIRNILPGLIWAGGNMFLFISQPRVGVATSFSLSQMGIVISTLGGIFILREKKTKRQLIAIGIGIALIIAAAVFLGIAKTNS
- the gdh gene encoding glucose 1-dehydrogenase yields the protein MYPDLKGKVVAITGAASGLGKAMAIRFGKEQAKVVINYYSDKQDPNEVKEAVVKAGGEAVIVQGDVTKEEDVKNIVQTAIKEFGTLDIMINNAGLENPVPSHEMPLKDWDKVIGTNLTGAFLGSREAIKYFVENDIKGNVINMSSVHEMIPWPLFVHYAASKGGIKLMSETLALEYAPKGIRVNNIGPGAINTPINAEKFADPKQKADVESMIPMGYIGEPEEIAAVAVWLASKESSYVTGITLFADGGMTKYPSFQAGRG
- a CDS encoding YcnI family protein; this encodes MLKKIAYTLCPAIVGSLLFFTAPASAHVSVKPAESAAGSWETYTMKVPSEKNQPTTKVVLKMPKDVEFQQYEPIPGWKVSTQKHDDKSVSVTWEATDGGIQEGQFQQFTFVAKNPEKAEEAAWDAYQYYKDGSIVEWTGDEDADTPHSITNITSAKQVTDEHGATKTEDDSEDTGSSALDITAIVLSAAAIILSVAALVKKKRA
- the ycnJ gene encoding copper transporter YcnJ, whose protein sequence is MKRNRWWIILLLFLVFLPKTSFAHAYIVTSSPGENSELKSAPAQVEIEFNEPIEEGFHYIKVFNSNGDRVDTDKTEIKKDNNHIMTVKLKKNLPHDVYRAEWNAVSADGHPVSGVIPFSIGKADGGFSSQKAAGSALNPAAAADRAILYTALSLFIGTIFFHLFWYKGKTEQLAKRTRRILIVSITALGLALLLQLPIQTKANAGGGWGSAFQPGYIRETLFETAGGTIWIIQAALYALLALSVIPAVRKNRFASFGYWTAPLIFFFGLLLAKAFTGHAAVVEEKTVGILMDFLHLSSASIWVGGVAALVLLLAKEWRQPDKTLAWETVSRFSPWALTAVGVILFSGLLNGFFIIRSMDSLFHTAYGQALLVKSGLFVLMLVLGAIHFLLTRKQRRAGISRTLKAEWAIGIAVLITAAVFTSLPSPPEPAPEPFYQTKAIENGQSVSLSISPNQPGKNEFELRVTDHNGEPVKNIQQITLTIYKTGLSGSENKSTFQLKEKTKGVFQDENLSINEKGNWKIKVHGLTGDFNEINIMFTKTN
- the ycnK gene encoding copper uptake transcriptional regulator YcnK, with the translated sequence MLPINRQQHILKWLKEEGALRISDISAKFGVSEMTVYRDVNQLVQSNQVMKTAGGITLPAQTPQADHMCSYCLKPVNQAYSVQLITVNQDIEQLCCAHCAFLRYADKTEEVSHLICRDFLLHTTVSASSAYFVVNAELNLHCCQPQAIPFATLDHAERFQKGFGGAVRTFDQALEDMLQDRKKRCTCTKK
- a CDS encoding PTS mannitol transporter subunit IICB encodes the protein MQQEQQGGMKVKVQRFGSYLSGMIMPNIGAFIAWGIITALFIPAGWFPNEQLNTLVSPMITYLLPLLIAYTGGKMIYDHRGGVVGATAAIGVIVGSDIPMFLGAMIMGPLGGYLIKQTDKLFKDKVKQGFEMLINNFTAGIVGAALTILAFYAIGPVVLTLNKLLAAGVEVIVHANLLPVASVFVEPAKVLFLNNAINHGILSPIGIEQASQTGKSILFLVEANPGPGLGILLAYMFFGKGSSKSTAPGAAIIHFFGGIHEIYFPYILMKPALILAAIAGGASGLLTFTIFHAGLVAAASPGSIIALMAMTPRGGYFGVLAGVLVAAAVSFIVSAVILKSSKASEEDLAAATEKMQSMKGKKSQAAAALEAEQTKAEEASELSPESANKIIFACDAGMGSSAMGASILRNKVKKAELDISVTNTAINNLPSDADIVITHKDLTERAKAKLPNATHISVDNFLNSPKYDELLEKLKK
- a CDS encoding PTS sugar transporter subunit IIA, with product MQVLAKENIKLNQTASSKEEAIRLAGQTLIDNGYVTEDYIGKMFEREETSSTFMGNFIAIPHGTEEAKSEVLHSGISIIQIPDGVEYGEGNTAKVVFGIAGKNNEHLDILSNIAIICSEEENIERLISAKSEEDLIAIFNEVN
- a CDS encoding mannitol-1-phosphate 5-dehydrogenase; this translates as MIALHFGAGNIGRGFIGALLHHSGYHVVFADVNDTMVSLLNEKKEYTVELAEEGHSSEVIGPVSAINSGGELEELYRLIDEAALITTAVGPNVLKLIAPSIAEGLRRRNPANTLNIIACENMIGGSSFLKKEIYSHLTEAERESISETVGFPNSAVDRIVPIQHHEDPLKVSVEPFFEWVIDESGFKGEKPAINGALFVNDLTPYIERKLFTVNTGHAVTAYVGYQRGLKTVKEAIDHPEIRRVVHSALLETGDYLIKAYGFKQAEHEQYIKKIIGRFENPFITDDVTRVARSPLRKLGENDRLVSPAKKIKEPNALAEGIAAALRFDYTGDPEAVELQALIDEKGYSGVLQEVCGIQSHEPLHAIVLKKLNQ